From a single Solanum dulcamara chromosome 4, daSolDulc1.2, whole genome shotgun sequence genomic region:
- the LOC129885753 gene encoding 7-deoxyloganetin glucosyltransferase-like, with protein sequence MECHEEKKSPNPHAVCIPFPSQGHINPMLKLSILLHSKGFHITFVNSEYNHKRLIKSKSPSFLENNFQDFIFETIPDGLPPIDSNATQHIPSLCLSTKGNCLAPFRELLIKINNSSDVPPVTCIIFDGIMTFALLAAQEIGVPSVSFRTTNACSFMCNKHLPLLIEKGILPLKDESDITNGYLDTVIDFIPSMKNLRLREFPSQIRTTNINDKMLNFIMGETEGASKASAIIFHTFDSLEFNVLNDLSLICPPLYTIGPLQLLTDQLPEKSLKFLRANLWKEDEDCVHWLNSKEEKSVVYVNFGSITVLTKKQLVEFAWGLANSKKNFFWVIRSDAVVGDDSIMLPSEFVEETKERGLISRWCYQEQVLQHSSIGAFLTHCGWNSVMESIGSGVPMICWPFFADQHINCRYACYEWGVGIEIGKNVKRDEVEKIAREMMDGDKGKKVKKKVSKWKKLAKEATGIEGSSSLNLDKLVKDVLLSNYSVSN encoded by the exons ATGGAGTgtcatgaagaaaaaaaatcccCAAATCCTCATGCTGTGTGCATACCATTTCCATCACAAGGCCACATAAATCCTATGCTAAAACTTTCCATTCTCCTTCACTCCAAAGGCTTTCACATAACATTTGTCAACTCAGAATATAATCACAAGAGATTAATCAAATCCAAAAGCCcttcttttcttgaaaataatttccaagatTTCATCTTTGAAACAATTCCAGATGGACTTCCTCCTATTGATTCTAATGCTACACAACATATTCCTTCTCTTTGTTTATCCACAAAAGGAAATTGTTTAGCCCCATTTAGAGAGCTTTTAATCAAGATTAATAATTCATCTGATGTTCCTCCAGTGACTTGCATAATTTTTGATGGAATTATGACATTTGCTTTATTGGCTGCTCAAGAAATTGGTGTACCAAGTGTTAGCTTCAGAACTACAAATGCTTGCAGTTTCATGTGCAATAAACATTTGCCTCTCCTTATTGAAAAAGGAATTCTGCCTCTAAAAG ATGAAAGTGACATAACAAATGGGTATTTGGACACGGTAATAGATTTTATACCAAGTATGAAAAATCTTCGTCTTAGAGAATTTCCCAGCCAAATCAGAACCACaaatataaatgacaaaatGTTGAATTTCATTATGGGAGAAACTGAAGGAGCTTCAAAAGCATCAGCTATTATTTTCCACACTTTTGATTCACTTGAATTTAATGTGTTAAACGATCTATCCTTAATTTGTCCTCCACTTTACACAATTGGACCTCTTCAATTACTCACTGATCAACTACCAGAAAAAAGCCTTAAATTCCTTAGAGCAAATTTATGGAAAGAAGATGAGGATTGTGTCCACTGGCTAAATTCAAAAGAGGAAAAATCAGTGGTTTATGTGAATTTTGGTAGCATAACAGTATTGACAAAAAAACAACTCGTGGAATTTGCATGGGGACTTGCTAATAGCAAGAAGAATTTTTTCTGGGTAATTAGGTCTGATGCAGTTGTTGGtgatgattctataatgttACCAAGTGAATTCGtcgaagaaacaaaagaaagaggCTTAATTTCAAGATGGTGTTACCAAGAACAAGTTTTGCAACATTCATCAATTGGTGCGTTTTTGACTCATTGTGGATGGAATTCAGTGATGGAAAGTATAGGAAGTGGTGTACCGATGATTTGTTGGCCATTTTTTGCTGATCAGCACATAAACTGCAG GTATGCATGTTATGAATGGGGTGTTGGTATAGAAATTGGCAAGAATGTTAAGAGAGATGAAGTTGAAAAGATTGCAAGGGAAATGATGGATGGAGATAAAGGTAAGAAAgtgaagaaaaaggtaagtaaGTGGAAAAAATTGGCAAAAGAAGCTACTGGAATTGAGGGTTCATCAAGCTTGAATTTAGATAAATTAGTGAAAGATgtacttctatccaattattcaGTTAGTAATTAG
- the LOC129885754 gene encoding chaperone protein dnaJ A6, chloroplastic-like: MAIIPCGSTWVAQWGVQPQFVPKFHVTNKLSASTFCFSSKIRALSSPNSTLFCQESLQALFSSVSNKSPYQRRGTRLVVRAEKDYYDVLGVSRNASKSEIKSSYRKLARSYHPDVNKEPGAEQKFKEISNAYEVLSDDEKRSIYDKYGEAGLKGAGMGMGDFSNAFDLFESLFDGFGGMGGMGGMGGRGSRSRATEGEDQGYNLVLNFKEAVFGVEKEIEISRLETCGTCDGSGAKPGTKPSTCNTCGGQGQVVSSARTPLGVFQQVTTCSSCGGTGEISTPCGTCNGDGRVRKSKRISLKVPPGVDSGSRLRVRSEGNAGRRGGPPGDLFVMIEVLPDPVLKRDDTNILYNCKVSYIDAILGTTMKVPTVDGMVDLKIPAGTQPGTTLVMAKKGVPFLSKPNMRGDQLVRVQVEIPKRLSSEERKLIEELANLNKPKAATNSKR, encoded by the exons TTTCTCAAGCAAGATAAGGGCATTGTCATCCCCAAATTCAACCCTTTTTTGTCAAGAATCCCTGCAAGCACTTTTCAGTTCAGTATCAAACAAGAGCCCATATCAACGAAGGGGGACCCGTTTAGTTGTTAGAGCTGAAAAA GATTACTATGATGTCCTTGGTGTATCTAGAAACGCTAGCAAATCAGAAATCAAAAGTT CTTATCGAAAGCTTGCAAGGAGTTACCATCCTGATGTGAACAA AGAACCTGGAGCTGAACAGAAATTTAAGGAGATCAGCAATGCGTATGAG GTTTTGTCCGATGATGAGAAACGTTCCATATATGATAAATATGGGGAGGCTGGTCTTAAAGGAGCTGGCATGGGCATGGGG GATTTTAGCAACGCCTTTGATTTGTTTGAGTCTTTGTTCGACGGCTTTGGTGGTATGGGTGGCATGGGTGGTATGGGAGGTAGAGGTTCTCGGAGCAGGGCCACAGAAGGTGAAGACCAGGGCTATAATCTGGTTTTGAATTTCAAAGAAGCTGTATTTGGGGTTGAGAAGGAGATTGAAATTAGCAGGCTTGAAACTTGTGGCACCTGTGATGGATCAGGTGCAAAACCTGGGACTAAACCGTCGACCTGTAATACTTGTGGTGGGCAAGGGCAGGTTGTGTCCTCAGCAAGGACCCCACTGGGTGTTTTCCAGCAGGTGACAACATGCTCTTCTTGTGGAGGGACTGGAGAGATTTCTACTCCTTGCGGCACCTGCAATGGTGATGGCCGAGTGAGGAAGTCAAAACGCATTAGCTTGAAAGTTCCACCTGGTGTAGATTCAGGTAGCCGTTTAAGGGTTCGTTCAGAAGGTAATGCAGGAAGGAGAGGTGGACCCCCCGGAGATCTTTTTGTCATGATTGAAGTCCTCCCAGATCCAGTATTAAAACGGGACGACACCAATATTCTCTACAATTGCAAAGTTTCTTACATTGATGCGATATTGGGTACAACTATGAAGGTTCCTACAGTAGATGGGATGGTCGATCTAAAGATTCCAGCAGGTACCCAGCCAGGGACAACATTGGTCATGGCCAAAAAAGGGGTGCCATTCCTGAGCAAACCAAATATGAGGGGTGATCAATTGGTAAGAGTGCAAGTTGAGATTCCAAAACGGTTGAGTAGTGAAGAAAGAAAGCTCATAGAAGAACTTGCCAATCTAAACAAGCCTAAAGCTGCTACCAACAGTAAGAGATAG